The Silene latifolia isolate original U9 population chromosome Y, ASM4854445v1, whole genome shotgun sequence sequence AAATTGTTGGGCTGATTGGGGAGAAAAAAGGTGGCCAATATTAACAGACTACAGACCTACACGGTCGTCATTCTGTTCGGCTATTACTTTTAGGCGGTAATTTCATCGCATGCCAGTGCTGTTAGTTCAATTTTTTACCTACGCAGAACACAATTAGAAACGTTAATACCGCACCAACATGATCATGTGCTTTTGTGCTCTATTACCCAATGACTAAACCTGGGAAAAACTCCAAAATACCACAAGCCAACAGTGGCATGTACAAACAATGTGCCATAGTCATTGCACAACACCACTCCACCATATCATACATTATTACACCTAAATAACACAACCCCCTAAAATATGCAAAAGCAATGGAAGTACTAACAAGGAGTCTTTCTTTGCCACAAACTAGGGGAAAGAAAATACAACAGATTAGACATTAGAGGTCATATTTCTCTACAGTCTAACAACCAATACCCATAGCAAATTGACCATGCTTTTCCCAAAAATTAAGAGGAATGATGTCATTAGATTAAAGGGGTTTTTTTAACATGTACTTGTCTAGAtgatatattatattatattatttacattaaaAAATTCACATATATCATTGTATATTATATATATGTGCGTGACCTTGTTCTATTTTTATGTTCTCACTGCCTAAaataataaagatacaataaaCACAATGCAGGACGGTGGTAATTTGGTTCAGCATACACCAACTTCTTCTTCTGCCTTACCACAGGTATCTGTTCCATATTCAATTTAATTTGCTAAATTACATAGCATGTATCATTATGTGTATCACGATCACAAATATATCAAATAGGACACGCGGTATATTACATTTTCGCTTATCcttgaaagaaaaaaagaaaaaggaatatATTAGCTACCTTACTAATAGTGAGTTTTACATGTAGTCTGATATTTGTTATATTGCATAGCATATGACAAGTCGTCAGTATTATGGCCTAATATGACCTAATATATGATTGGAATGTACGCTTTGTTGGATATACGCTTGTACAGTTGTTTATAACATGAATCATCTAAGTGCATTTGTAGGTTAAGCATAGCATGATGTATTGTTGTGTGTGTTGTATGCTTAACATGTAATTCACAAGATTTTACTTTAATATTTGGCTCCCTGAAATATATTATCTTGCTGTGAGTCTAAATGTTATATGTGTGAAGCTTTTTAATCATAAGAAAATTAGTGTTCATATGCAGATTTAACTTTATTATTCTTTGGGAAGTACATATCACATAAAGAAATTACTGTTCATATTATCTTGCTGTGTGTCTAAATGTTATATGTGGGAATTTTTTATCCGTAGGAAAATCACTGTTCATACGGTGTTCATATGCAGTATTGAAATTCTACTATTAAGTTTTATATTCGTAGGAGAGTTTATCTTCATATGTAGTATTGAAATTCTACTTTTTATGAACTAAACATAAATCACTCTCAGGAAAATAATAAGGAGAAACGTGTGGTTTTCTAGCAGACCTAATAGGTATGTTGTAGCAACGGGACACTATGCAGGTTGCGCACATTTTGTGTTGATAAACCGCTACTTTCTCGTAGACACCCTTACTATaaactcgaaaaaaaaaaaatacatgtgGACGCCTTTTTTTTTACACAGTTGCATTTACGTAAACCATGTGGATTGTGTGAATCAGATGTGTAGTTTTACGATATTCCTTATATAATCCCTTATTCACAAAGTATTAACATTTTTCCCTCTTTAATACTGTGATTTACTATAAAAAGGATGAAACACATGTGATAGCTCCTCAACCTACACAAGTAGTTATTCCTTTCCAACCCTTGCTAGAGCAGATCTCAGAGTGCTTGCGCTTCTCAAGTCCTGCCTATCGTTTCGTAGATGAGGCCACTAACAATGTGTATGTTTCAGTGCGCCCGGAAGGCGAATCATTTTCCTACATATATGTTGGCGGCCCAGCCCAAAACCCTCCCGAATCCTGTGAGAATGCAGCTATGCAAGCTGTGCGCGATATTATGACTAAATATCGTGTCACTGTGAGAGACTTTACCTACACTAAAAGGGAGGTATTGAGGAGGTGTGCTGGCCTTTATAGCTTAAAGCGCTTAGAGTTGGAAGAGCTTGTGAAAGGTCGTACTAACATACCACTGAATGAAGAACATACAGTTCCGTCTTTGAACCCACTAAAAGTTGTCACTCTAGATTATTTCTCAGTCTTAGTTTGCCTACAACAAAAGTTTAGAATTTACTGTACCACCCTAGACACCATCCGTCATGGCCCTAAACGGTTTTCGGCATGGATTACCGTATTCCTCCCTAGGGTTATTGCTTCGAAAAAGGAATTTGTTAGTGAATGCTTGAATTTTAATCGCTAGAAGTGACTGGCTAAAAGGTCGTTGAGTATGTCATTCCAATCCTCAACATTGAGATCATAGATGCAAACTATGATACTCCTACAACTAACCGCATCACCATGGATTATGGCCTTGAGCGGGAGAGCTTCCTTGCTGCAAAGGAACGTGTCTTGGGCATAAAGGAAGACTTCGACCCGACATGCCTTCTCCTTGAGGAAGGAGCCACAACTCCACGTGCCTTGGCTTTTCAAATTCCTAAGCTTGATGGCCCACCCCGCCCCTAAAAACTGAAGTTGTGTGCAACATGCGAACACAAGGCACATGTGAGACCTGCAAAAGCAAGGCCACCCCGATACTTAAAAGTATTTGGAAGCGTGGAAGCAATGTTTGACCGTTTGAAAAAGGCGTAGATGGAGGCTATCTTTGGGGTATTCTAGGAGTAGTCTGTTGGGTATGTATAAAAGATGTAGTAAGTAATGTGTTTTTTACTTTGTTTGGATATCGATCCACTTATACGGTGGTTTGTTTGTGCTCTATTTTGATGGTTTCTCCTTGTTGTAATAGCTTGATGTAGTATTGTAATCTTTAAGGCAGTGTATTAGCCTAGACGCTTGTTTTGCGCATGTACGCTTAGGTCGGTCTCAGATGTattttgaatttgaatgaatGCGAGCAAGGCTTGCTACTCGGTTGTAAGGACATATTTTGGTTGAATTAAAAAAGCGCACATGCTCAGATTGTTTGTGGATATGTTCTATCTATTTATTGCCTTGGGTTCTTATTCTTTCCAGCCATGTGCAAATAATTAGTGTTACGGCCCTTCGTAAACCCTAACAACATGCATCTAATATATTACGACTTGAATAGTTACCCCATTCTATTATCTCTCGTAAATGTTTCTTTTGTCGCGGTGGTTAGATCGTAGGACTTGCGGATGCCATTCGTCGTTGCAGATACATCACAAGCACTTATTATACATTTATCAGTTGTCCCCCTTCATAAGCCTTCATAAACTGGTCGGCAGCCAACAAGAATTGTAATACGGAGTACTTGTGCTTTTCAGGTACACCTAGACTTACATAAAACACTCCCAACCCCTCTTACAATCACAAACGTCGAGTTGTTCAGAGCTCTTGAAATCATTGGCCTTCCGTTAATGTTTGGATGAGTGTGACGTACTACACCAGGAATAGAATTTACGCCGGCTATGCAAATTGAAAAAAATATTACCAATTAGATATAGTAGTCACCACTGACAAATGTGTGCTTATGGagttatgttatttattttctaGCAAGTGCATTAGCTACTGCGATTATATACATTATGTACAATTACCGTTTGACCTGATGGTCCCTTGACATATAGAAAACCCACCCCAAATAACCATAAAGTCCCCGTGGTTGTAAAAAATCCGACAATAATGTGCTTAAACGTTTCATCTTTTTCACCCCTACTAATACCATGACACATAAGCtgccaaaataaaaaaatgagACCTAACTAAGCCCATTTCAATAATATACGCTGCCTCCTCTACACTTTTGACTACGCTACCTGGTACATGAGGTGTTTTGAGTTCAACAACCTTACCTCTTTGGTCATGCATTctcccccccccaaaaaaaaaaaaaaaacaaatgtgtATATGCAAGTGTTAACCATTTAGAAGGTTTTCGGGTTTGCATTTCCAAATGGAACAGCCACCGAGACGGGTAACATCTCTTACGCTCCCCCACCAGCCCCACTAAGGCGTGGCAAGCGGTCCAGAGCAACCTTTGCCCAAGCTAACTACTGTGAAACCAGGTATGCTACTCAACTCATAATCCTTTTGGTGTTTGTTTGTCAAACATGCTCTCATGGTACCCTATGGTACACTACTTATGCAAAGCAATGTTCTGAAACACCACCGCAACCGAGAGCGAAGAAACAGAGAAGGGCCCTGATAAGACAACAACAAAGTGAGTTTACTTACAGAAGTGAATACAATGTTATTCTTTGGGTAATAAGTAACAACATTTGCACTGTaattacatgttacatgttattaaccGCTCCATCAACGGGGTTACCCGCGCCCACAGAGATCAACCATTACCTACGGGTCAACTCAGGCTACCACAGGGGGGGGGGGTTGCCCAAGTGCCACGCCGAGAAAGTTTGCATATGAAACCCCTTTTTTTCTCTGCTGATGGTGCAATTCAATTACCTACTAATGCGTACCCTCTGCGCCGACAAGATCAGTATACCTCTCTTTCAAGATGATCTTTGTTCATTTTAGAACGTTTGCAAGAATGTACAATAATCTCTTTGCATTCAGCTCTATTGGTGGGAATACCAATGCATCAACACACAAAGGTATATACGTCTTTAAGCTACATGGTCAAATCTATCATAATGTACCTAATTTGCTTCCAAATGATGGTAAACCGAAATATCTCCAACTCTATTTTTACGATGGGCAACATGAAGCGCTTAACCGAACAGGTTGTTTTCCAGAAGTAAGGGCCGATATAGTTAATACCCTTATGCAAATAACCTAGACCAACCCATATGCTCGTTTTTTTCGGTCTCTTAGAGAATTGCCCGTAAATGAAAATACCCAGATATTGCTCAACAGGGACACTGTCTTAGACCAGCGTGAGTATAACGCACCATCTGACGAAGTCGCAGTAATATGGACTGAAAGTTCATCTTCTAGCGAATCTAATACACCTCACATAACTGTCACTGCCAAGAATAATGAATCCCACCGGATTATGCACTATTATGGGTGCTATGATCCTTTACAATACCCATTACTTTTCCCATCTGGGGAATGTGGGTGGGTGCAAGGCCTTAAGAAACTTGACCCAGAGTCGGGCCATGCAGAGGCCAGTTCGTTGGGCAGTGCAAGCTTAGATGCCACACAAACAGTTCAGAGCCTATTAGAAGATGAAATGAACCGTATGTATATCCTTAGTAATTGCTTTACCAATTTATCATTAATGAAATTATTGGAAGTTACATATCGTGCGTGTTATAACAGTGCAAAAGCGGGGATACAAATCGAAAGGATAAGATTGTATCATGTCGGCAATACTATTGCTACAAGTTACAAAACCGCCCTGGAAATATGCTTTTGAGAACCGGCCGCTGCTTCCAACAGTACGTGGTGGACATGTACGTCAAGATAGAGAACACAAGGCTTGATTATTTCAGGAACAACCAGGAAACTATACGAGCTGAATTATACCAGGGGATACTTGATACTATCGGGACCGGTGAATGTCGTGCAGCGAATGTCGGGACAAGGGTAATTCTACCACCTACTTTTTTGGGTGGCCCTCGGGATATGAAAAAGAGATATCTCAATTCAATGGCACTTGTACAGAGGTACGGGAAGCCGACACTTCGTAACTATGACGTGTAATGCTAGCTGGCCTGAAataaaggcacaaagctagcccCTGAGAAGAGGCACATAATCGTCCGGACTTAGTGGCGCGGGTTTTTCGGGCTAAGCTCTTGGACCTTAAAAAACAGATAGTGAACAAATGCATTTTTGGAGAGGTGGCTGCCTATGTATACGTAGTTGAATTCCAAAAAAGAGGGCTCCCTCATGTACACTTCCTAATCATTCTGAAAGATGGCTACAAGCTTAAATGCCCAGCTGATTATGATAAATTTGTGTCTGCTGAAATTCCGACAATGGATAACCCCTCCCTCCGGAAAACTGTTCTGCAGCACATGATGCACGGGCCTTGTGGCAACCTTAATCCTGATTGTGGATGCATGAAGCATTCAAAAACGCCTGGGAAGTGCAAATATGAATATCCTAAAACCTTCACGCCTGGCACTACAACTAATGTCGCAGGCTATCCTGAGTATAGAAGGCGAAACTCGGGCGAAACAGCGGTAATAAGAAAACACCGGCTTGACAATAGATGGGTCATACCTTATAATCCATATCTATTAACACTATTCGACTGCCACCTAAACGTAGAAGTTTGCTCCACAATGCATGCTGTGAAATATCTGTATAAATATATTTATAAGGGACACGACATAATCTCTTTCAGTGTTACGGAAAATGACGGACCAAAAGCAGTTGATGAAATTTCACAATTCCAGTCAGGGCGTTGGGTATCCCCCTGTGAAGCGGCTTGGCGAATATTTGGTTTTGATCTTTTTGAAACCCACCCAGCGGTAATGGCCCTACA is a genomic window containing:
- the LOC141630009 gene encoding uncharacterized protein LOC141630009 translates to MYNNLFAFSSIGGNTNASTHKGIYVFKLHGQIYHNVPNLLPNDGKPKYLQLYFYDGQHEALNRTGCFPEILLNRDTVLDQREYNAPSDEVAVIWTESSSSSESNTPHITVTAKNNESHRIMHYYGCYDPLQYPLLFPSGECGWVQGLKKLDPESGHAEASSLGSASLDATQTCKSGDTNRKDKIVSCRQYYCYKLQNRPGNMLLRTGRCFQQYVVDMYVKIENTRLDYFRNNQETIRAELYQGILDTIGTGECRAANVGTRIVNKCIFGEVAAYVYVVEFQKRGLPHVHFLIILKDGYKLKCPADYDKFVSAEIPTMDNPSLRKTVLQHMMHGPCGNLNPDCGCMKHSKTPGKCKYEYPKTFTPGTTTNVAGYPEYRRRNSGETAVIRKHRLDNRWVIPYNPYLLTLFDCHLNVEVCSTMHAVKYLYKYIYKGHDIISFSVTENDGPKAVDEISQFQSGRWVSPCEAAWRIFGFDLFETHPAVMALQVHLPNMQLIRLRPTDNLADVLADDKRSRTPLTEFFKKSSTEGCPKRLYGEFTEHYRWDTGTKSWIERRNKVIVIGRLVFVAPAEGERYFLRLLLLHIRGPTSFEDLKTVNGYKCATFQKQRLRHGLFEHDNNFFELSTSGIAASNIPSGRTTHSRFKIPLDCDISLACDIPKQSSLAALIQATSLIIWDEASMAKRQNAESLDLLLRDLCDADHLFGGKVVVFGGDFRQTLPILPRKSQREVVEASLVRSPLWPKLVKFRLTENIRAHTDPEFAEFLLSLGNGALQTKESEYIKMPDGLVSDRSRRCHTLSGSVFNRVSRDGS